The stretch of DNA TTCGGTCTTCCCGGCACCTCTATATCATTAGGGTAATTCTACCCAAATGACCAGTATTATGAAAAGACGCTTACTTTTATTCTTATGTTATCTCTTTGGTAAATATATTTTATGATACGAGCGGCTTCTGTTTGGAACTTAAAAAGCTAGTTATAGCAAGGACCTAGAGTCACTTGTATCCCCGACTGAGGCATTCGGGGACGACAAAATGGACTTGGTTCTTTAGGTTCTCACGACCGTTTGACTATTGTTTGACAACGTTTGACTATCGTTTGACCGCCCTTACGATTGCTTCACCATCGCTTCACGCGACAGATTTTGTCGCAGTTTCACGCGGCTTACCCTTGCCGCACTTCACAATTTTAATATTTGGGAAACTCACCCAAATATTAAAATTAATGCAGCGGTGTAACCGCAAAACAAACTGATCAGAACTGCGCCTGACAGCATATCCTTCGCGTGCCTGACATCCTCCCTGTAGATGGGGCCCAGGAGCATATCGATCATCGTCTCGCAGGATGTATTGATAAGTTCGATCACTATCGGAAAGAGGCCTGCCAGAAATACGGCCAGAACAGTTTTGACATCTTTGCCCTTCCAAAGTGCCAGAACCACCAGAAACGCCAGAGCGCCGAACTCGCGTCTGACGGCTTTCTCAGACTTGAATGCCGACCATATGCCGTTAAGAGAGTACCCGGTCTTGCTTATCAGATTTCCGTTCTTCCATTGTTTCATGCTTTATCACCATACATCACGAAAATAAAAATCAGTATTAAACATTAACATTTTGAGCAACTTATGGTATATATATTTACTTTAGGCTCAGGAGTAATTATATATCAGGAGGAGGATATTATGTTCTCAGATATCGAAATAGCACAGCAGGCGAAACTCAGACCGATCCATGAAATAGCCGAAAAAGCGGGTATCCCAGATGAATATGTGATCCCGTACGGAAGCGACAAGGCAAAGATCTCCCTGGATTTCTTCAATACACTAAAGGATAAAAAAGACGGGAAGCTTATCCTTGTAACGGCAACTACGCCCACCGCGGCAGGAGAGGGTAAGACCACCGTTACGATTGGCCTCACCCAGGGGCTCGTGAAGCACGGCAAAAAAGCCATGACATGCCTCAGAGAGCCTTCGCTCGGCCCATGCTTCGGAGTAAAGGGCGGAGCAGCCGGCGGCGGTTACTCACAGGTCCTTCCGATGGAATCGATCAATCTACACTTCACCGGTGACATACATGCGATAGGAACAGCACATAACCTCCTCTCCGCTATGATCGACAATCACCTTCAGCAGGGCAACCAGCTCAACATAGACCCGCGCAGGATAGTGTGGCGCAGGGCCATGGACATGAATGACCGTGCCCTCCGCAACATAGTTATAGGGCTTGGCGGGACTGCACACGGCGTTCCGCGTGAAACGGGTTTTGACATTACTGTGGCATCGGAAGTCATGGCTATCTTCTGCCTCGCGGACAGCCTTGAGGACCTTAAGGCACGCCTCGGCAAAATAGTCGTAGCATACACGTATGACAGCAAGCCCGTAACGGCGCATGACATAAAGGCAGAGGGGGCTATGACGGCGCTTCTCCGAGATGCCATCAACCCCAACCTTGTTCAGACGATCGAAGGCGTCCCGGCTTTCGTACACGGCGGCCCCTTCGCTAACATCGCCCACGGGACAAATACTGTCACAGCAACGAGGATGGCCCTAAAACTTTCCGATTACGTCGTAACGGAAGCCGGATTTGCCTCAGACCTCGGAGCTGAGAAGTTCATGGACATCGTCTCCCGCTATGCGGGCTTCAACCCCCATGCAGTAGTGATAGTCACAACTGTCCGCGCGCTCAAGCTTCACGGCGGAGCGGCGAAGGATCAGCTTAAGTCGGAGAACATCGAGGCCCTTAAAAAAGGCATCCCGAACCTGGAAGCTCATATCAAAAATATGAAGCAGTTCGGGGTTCCGGTAGTCGTAGCGCTCAACCGTTTTGTAGATGACACAGACGAGGAACTCAGGCTTGTCCAAGAAGCTGCTCTTAACCTTGGAGCAAGGATCTCCCTTGCCGAAGTATGGGCAAAGGGCGGAGATGGTGCCCTTGACCTCGCTGGCCAAGTGCTTCACATGATCGACAATGAGAAAAACGAATATCGCCCTCTCTACGGACTTGATATGCCGCTTAAAGAGAAGATCCGTACCATAGCAACGAAGGTCTACGGGGCGGATGACGCGGTATATGAGGACAAGGCATCAAAGACTCTCAAGGAACTTGAGGATATGGGATACGGCAACCTCCCCGTCTGTATGGCGAAGACCCAGATGTCACTCTCAGATGACGCAGCGGTAAAAGGCAGACCGACGAACTTCAAGATAACTGTACGTGAGGTCCGCCTCTCTGCCGGGGCGGGATTCATAGTAGCCATCTGCGGAGCGATGATGACAATGCCCGGACTTCCCAAAACCCCGGCAGCCGAAAAGATCGACGTAGACAACCAGGGCCGCATAACAGGCCTCTTCTAAATCAAGCATAGATTTTTCTGACAAAAGACAGCGCATCGCAATAGATGCGCTGTCTTTTGTCATCTCTGAATGCCGTTTCATCAACAAATCCAAAAGTCTTGACACCTGTCTTGTCAGGTGTTATCTTTCGTGCCGGTGATCTTATCAAGTTGAGGGGAAAAAATGACAAAAGTTAGACAAAGGATCAAGGAACTCAAAAAAGAGAAGGACGTTGCGATACTTGCGCATTATTATGTGCCGGACGAAGTGCAGGATATTGCCGACCATGTCGGTGATTCTTACTATCTGAGCACTGTAGCTTCACAGCTTAGGCAAAAAGTGATACTTTTCTGCGGTGTTTCGTTCATGGCGGAAAGCGTAAAGATACTGAACCCGGGAAAAACTGTCCTGATGCCTGATCTGACCGCAGATTGTCCGATGGCGCACATGGCCTCGACGGAGGAGATCAAAAGAATACGAGGCAGGTATGGAGATCTTTCCGTAGTCTGTTACATAAACTCGACCGCAGAAATAAAAGCCTGTTCTGACGTATGCGTCACTTCTTCTAATGCACTGAAGGTCATCAGGTCAATACCTGAGAAAAACATCCTCTTCATACCCGACAAGAATCTTGGAAGATATATATCAAAACAGGTGTCCGAGAAAAACTTTATTTTCAATGATGGTTTTTGTTACGTGCACGACGGGATCAAAGCAGAAGATATTATGGACCTCAAAAGGCTCCATCCTCATGCCAAGGTCGTCGCCCACCCGGAATGCAGGGAGGAGGCGGCAGTCCTTTCAGATTACGTCGGAAGCACTTCCGGCATCATTGATTACATTGGAAAAAACCCATCTGAAGAAATTATTGTCTGTACAGAGAGCGGGATATTCTATGAACTTCAAAAGAGGAGACCGGGAATAAAGCTGTATACCCCCTCAAAGTGCACATTATGCGGTGATATGAAGAAGAACACTCCTGAAAAAGTCCTCAGAGCTCTTGAGGAGCCGTGTCATGAGATCCATGTCGATGAGGCTCTTGCGGTTAAAGCCCTTCGTCCTCTAAAAAATATGCTCAGATATGCAAAAGGCGGACAGACAAAATGAAAAAATTTGATGTTGTCATCGTCGGAACGGGAGTTTCGGGGCTTTTCACTGCGCTCAACCTTAATAGGGACAAAAATATCGCCATACTGACCAAATCAACCCTTGATGAGACAGACTCATTCCTGGCGCAGGGCGGCATATGCGTTCAGGCCGATGATGATGATTTCGAAAGTTTCATGGAGGACACGCTCCGGGCCGGACACTATGAAAACAACAGGGAAGCTGTTGCGGTCATGATAAGGCAATCCAAAGAAGTGATAGGGGACCTGATCCGTCTGGGGGTCAAATTTGACCGCGATGGGGACAGCTTTTCATATACAAGGGAGGCTGCCCATTCCAGGCCCAGGATACTCCACTGCAAAGACAGGACCGGCAGTGAGATAAACGGCAGACTGCTTAAAAAAGTCCTTGAAATGGAAAATGTGACAATAATGGAAAAGACAACTGTCACAGACATATTGACCGATGGAAACCGCTGCTGCGGAGTGATAGTCAGGGGACCCGATGGAAATTATGAAAATTTCTGCTCTCATGTGACGGTCTTTGCAACCGGAGGAATAGGGGGACTCTTTGAACGGTCCACAAATTTTTCTCATCTTACCGGAGATGCGCTTGCCATTGCGATAAAACACGGGATAAAGATCAAAGACATAAATTATATACAGGTACATCCCACATCACTCTACACAGAGGAGCAGGGGAGGGCATTTCTTATCTCGGAGGCAGTCAGGGGAGAAGGCGCTGTTCTCATAGACAGAGAGGGCAACAGATTTACCGATGAGCTTCAGCCACGCGACGTGGTAACGAAAAAAATATACGAACAGATGGAAAAGGACAAAATGCCCTACGTGCGCCTCTGTTTGAAGGGGCATGTAAGGGCCGACATAGCCAATAGGTTCCCCACGATCTATGAGTACTGCCTAAAACACGGCTATGACATAACCAGCGAGCCCATACCCATTGTCCCGGCGCAGCACTACTTTATGGGCGGCATAGAGACGGACCTGAACGGGAGGACATCTATGGACTCCCTCTACGCAGCGGGAGAGACAGCCTGCAACGGAGTTCACGGCAAAAACCGCCTTGCGAGCAACTCACTGCTGGAGAGTCTGGTATTCAGCAAAAGGGCTGCGCAGGACATAAATAATAACTGGCAGATAAGGGAGCATCCCAATTTTCCCGAACCGCCTCAAATATCCTGCGAAGAGCAGATCCTCAAAGATAAAAATATGGTAATCAGCGAGATCAGAAGGGGAGAGAAGGATGCAGAACAACATTGACTGCCTCATACTGTCGGCACTTCGCGAAGACATATCGCATGAGGACATCACTACAAACGCCGTAATAAAAGAGTACACAAAAGGCAGGGTAAAGCTGATCTGTAAGCAGGATGGCGTGATAGCGGGCCTCCATGTCTTTGAGCGCGTATTCAAGCTTCTGGATGACGGAATAAAGATCAGCCTTCATTTCAAAGACGGAGATACAGTGAAAAACGGTGATATCGCAGCTGAGGTCGAGGGTGACATACGGACGATACTTTCCTGCGAAAGGACTGCCCTGAACTTTATTCAGAGGATGAGCGGGATAGCCACCCATACGAGAAAGATAGCTGATATGCTTGAGGGCAGCGGGATCAGGCTGCTTGACACCAGAAAAACAACTCCAAACAACAGGATATTCGAAAAATATGCGGTAAGGGTGGGAGGAGGGAATAATCACAGGTTCAACCTCTCTGACGGAATAATGCTGAAGGACAACCACATTGCGGCAGCCGGAGGAGTCAGGCAGGCCATCGCCCTCGCAAGGAAGTATGCCCCCTTTGTCCATAAGATAGAGGTTGAAACCGAAGATCTCGGAATGGTCAGGGATGCGCTTGAGGCAAAAGCGGATATAATTATGCTGGACAACATGAGTGTAGCGGATATGAAAAAAGCAGTAAAAATGATAAACGGCAGGGCACTCACCGAGTGTTCCGGAAACGTCACGGCCGAAAAGATAGCCGCGATAAAAGAAGCAGGGGTTGACTACATCTCCTGTGGAGTTCTTACCTACAATTCTTCTATACTTGACATGTCGTTAAAAAACCTGGAAAGGACAGACTGACCGGATGAACGGAGAAAAGAGAAGGGAAAGGATACTTGAGCAGCTTAAGGAGAACAGGATGCCGCTCTCCGGGGTCCGCCTTGCCGAAATGCACGGCGTGAGCCGGCAGGTCATTGTTCAGGATATTGCACTGCTCAGGGCTCAAAAGCACGATATCCTTTCCACAAGTTCCGGCTACATGCTTCAGAGTCCTGTAAGGCCCCAAAGGTTTTTTTATGTAGTCCACGATGATGAGAGCATACTCGACGAACTTTTCACGATAGTTGACCTGGGCGGACGTATAGTGGACGTCAGGGTAGAGCATCAGGCGTACGGCAGCTTTGCCGCGGACTTAAACGTCAAGTCGAGAAAAGACGCCGAAAAACTGATGGAAAGCATCTCAGCAGGCAGAAGCCGCCCTCTGAAAAATCTGACCCAGAACCGCCACTCCCACCTGGTAGAAGCTGAGACCGAAGAGGACCTGGACATCATAGAAAGTGAGCTGTGCAGAAAAGGATACCTCTGCAATTGAGGAATCTCGCGGCGCTGACTTAGCAACACTGAAGGCGAGGTCCTCCGCCGGAGAATTTGCAAGGAATGCACTCGCGGTGAATTCGCGAGGATCATCGCTGGTGAATTTACTGAATGGATCATTCAGCGGTGAATTGGCCCCTAAATCATCAATATGGAATCTCCGCGGCCTTTAGCCGCAAATTCACCGCGAGACGAAGCGAGCAAATTCTCCGCAGCCTAGAGGCTGCAAATTCTCCTCGGCATGATTCGCGCCGCAATTCCCCGCGGCATCCTCATGCCGCTATTCCTCCCCTTGTCTCATACTTGCATCACATTTATAATGTACAGGTTGTACAATATGGCGATAATTCTGCCTATGCCGGACGACATGGCGGACCGAGCTTATAGGAGGTAACATCAATGGCAAACGACTATAAAGATACATTATTTCTCCCGCAGACAGATTTCCCCATGCGGGCAAACCTCTCTCAGAGGGAACCGGAATATCTGAAATTTTGGTATGACATTGACCTTTACGAGGAACTGAAAAAAAAGAACAAGGACAAACCCTCATTCATTCTGCATGACGGGCCTCCATATGCAAATGCCAGCATACACATCGGAACGGCCACCAACAAGATCCTTAAGGACTTCATAGTAAAGTACAAGTGGCTGCGCGGATACTTTGCCCCTTATGTCCCCGGATACGATACACACGGTCTTCCTATCGAACTCAAGGTCCTTAAGGAAATGGGGATAGACCGTGATAACATCAGCCCGGTAGAGCTCCGCGAAAGATGCACCGAATATGCCAAAAAGTATGCCGGAGTACAGACGGAGCAGTTCAAGCGCCTGGGAGTCATCGGCGACTGGGACCATCCATACATGACCCTGGTCCCGGCCTACGAGGCGACCCAGCTTGAAGGCTTCGCTGACATGGTCGACAAAGGCCTCGTCTACAAGGGCCGCAAGGCGATCCACTGGTGCATAGATT from Synergistaceae bacterium DZ-S4 encodes:
- a CDS encoding diacylglycerol kinase; this encodes MKQWKNGNLISKTGYSLNGIWSAFKSEKAVRREFGALAFLVVLALWKGKDVKTVLAVFLAGLFPIVIELINTSCETMIDMLLGPIYREDVRHAKDMLSGAVLISLFCGYTAALILIFG
- a CDS encoding formate--tetrahydrofolate ligase; amino-acid sequence: MFSDIEIAQQAKLRPIHEIAEKAGIPDEYVIPYGSDKAKISLDFFNTLKDKKDGKLILVTATTPTAAGEGKTTVTIGLTQGLVKHGKKAMTCLREPSLGPCFGVKGGAAGGGYSQVLPMESINLHFTGDIHAIGTAHNLLSAMIDNHLQQGNQLNIDPRRIVWRRAMDMNDRALRNIVIGLGGTAHGVPRETGFDITVASEVMAIFCLADSLEDLKARLGKIVVAYTYDSKPVTAHDIKAEGAMTALLRDAINPNLVQTIEGVPAFVHGGPFANIAHGTNTVTATRMALKLSDYVVTEAGFASDLGAEKFMDIVSRYAGFNPHAVVIVTTVRALKLHGGAAKDQLKSENIEALKKGIPNLEAHIKNMKQFGVPVVVALNRFVDDTDEELRLVQEAALNLGARISLAEVWAKGGDGALDLAGQVLHMIDNEKNEYRPLYGLDMPLKEKIRTIATKVYGADDAVYEDKASKTLKELEDMGYGNLPVCMAKTQMSLSDDAAVKGRPTNFKITVREVRLSAGAGFIVAICGAMMTMPGLPKTPAAEKIDVDNQGRITGLF
- the nadA gene encoding quinolinate synthase NadA; protein product: MTKVRQRIKELKKEKDVAILAHYYVPDEVQDIADHVGDSYYLSTVASQLRQKVILFCGVSFMAESVKILNPGKTVLMPDLTADCPMAHMASTEEIKRIRGRYGDLSVVCYINSTAEIKACSDVCVTSSNALKVIRSIPEKNILFIPDKNLGRYISKQVSEKNFIFNDGFCYVHDGIKAEDIMDLKRLHPHAKVVAHPECREEAAVLSDYVGSTSGIIDYIGKNPSEEIIVCTESGIFYELQKRRPGIKLYTPSKCTLCGDMKKNTPEKVLRALEEPCHEIHVDEALAVKALRPLKNMLRYAKGGQTK
- a CDS encoding L-aspartate oxidase; translation: MKKFDVVIVGTGVSGLFTALNLNRDKNIAILTKSTLDETDSFLAQGGICVQADDDDFESFMEDTLRAGHYENNREAVAVMIRQSKEVIGDLIRLGVKFDRDGDSFSYTREAAHSRPRILHCKDRTGSEINGRLLKKVLEMENVTIMEKTTVTDILTDGNRCCGVIVRGPDGNYENFCSHVTVFATGGIGGLFERSTNFSHLTGDALAIAIKHGIKIKDINYIQVHPTSLYTEEQGRAFLISEAVRGEGAVLIDREGNRFTDELQPRDVVTKKIYEQMEKDKMPYVRLCLKGHVRADIANRFPTIYEYCLKHGYDITSEPIPIVPAQHYFMGGIETDLNGRTSMDSLYAAGETACNGVHGKNRLASNSLLESLVFSKRAAQDINNNWQIREHPNFPEPPQISCEEQILKDKNMVISEIRRGEKDAEQH
- the nadC gene encoding carboxylating nicotinate-nucleotide diphosphorylase, giving the protein MQNNIDCLILSALREDISHEDITTNAVIKEYTKGRVKLICKQDGVIAGLHVFERVFKLLDDGIKISLHFKDGDTVKNGDIAAEVEGDIRTILSCERTALNFIQRMSGIATHTRKIADMLEGSGIRLLDTRKTTPNNRIFEKYAVRVGGGNNHRFNLSDGIMLKDNHIAAAGGVRQAIALARKYAPFVHKIEVETEDLGMVRDALEAKADIIMLDNMSVADMKKAVKMINGRALTECSGNVTAEKIAAIKEAGVDYISCGVLTYNSSILDMSLKNLERTD
- a CDS encoding transcription repressor NadR; amino-acid sequence: MNGEKRRERILEQLKENRMPLSGVRLAEMHGVSRQVIVQDIALLRAQKHDILSTSSGYMLQSPVRPQRFFYVVHDDESILDELFTIVDLGGRIVDVRVEHQAYGSFAADLNVKSRKDAEKLMESISAGRSRPLKNLTQNRHSHLVEAETEEDLDIIESELCRKGYLCN